Proteins co-encoded in one Candidatus Limnocylindrales bacterium genomic window:
- a CDS encoding MaoC/PaaZ C-terminal domain-containing protein, protein MSIDVQKVLGQELAEMPFEWKERDIILYALGLGVGVGEVPTSENVLRYTYENQLKAIPTYGVVPAFPALTGVLSVPGFEINPMMILHGEQTTEVLCKEVPTRADTLTSAKVTGIFDKGKGALVTLEAITKVKGGEDLFRNEFGIFVRGEGGFGGPSGPAPGNEAPAREPDAVREYPTMPHQAVLYRLSGDYNPLHIDPQFAAFGGFDRPILHGLCTYGNVARAVIDEYTDGDPTKFRSIKVRFSAPVMPGETIVVKMWKESATDILCEASVKERQLAVVKNARVTLR, encoded by the coding sequence ATGTCGATCGACGTTCAGAAAGTCCTCGGGCAGGAGCTCGCGGAGATGCCTTTCGAGTGGAAGGAGCGCGACATCATTCTGTATGCGCTCGGTCTCGGAGTCGGCGTCGGTGAAGTCCCGACCAGCGAGAACGTGCTGCGCTACACGTACGAGAACCAGCTCAAGGCCATTCCCACGTATGGCGTCGTGCCGGCGTTCCCCGCGCTGACCGGCGTGCTGTCGGTTCCGGGTTTCGAGATCAATCCGATGATGATCCTGCACGGCGAGCAGACGACCGAAGTGCTGTGCAAGGAAGTTCCGACCCGCGCCGACACGCTGACCAGCGCGAAAGTCACCGGCATCTTCGACAAGGGCAAGGGCGCGCTCGTTACGCTCGAAGCAATCACGAAGGTGAAGGGCGGCGAAGACCTGTTCCGCAACGAGTTCGGAATCTTCGTGCGCGGCGAAGGCGGATTCGGCGGGCCCTCGGGTCCGGCGCCCGGCAACGAAGCGCCCGCCCGTGAACCGGACGCCGTCCGCGAGTATCCGACGATGCCGCACCAGGCCGTGCTCTACCGCCTGTCCGGCGACTACAATCCGCTGCACATCGATCCGCAGTTCGCCGCGTTCGGCGGATTCGACCGGCCGATCCTTCACGGCCTGTGCACGTACGGCAACGTCGCGCGCGCCGTGATCGACGAATACACCGACGGCGACCCCACGAAATTCCGCTCGATCAAGGTGCGTTTCTCGGCCCCTGTGATGCCCGGCGAGACCATCGTCGTGAAGATGTGGAAGGAATCCGCGACCGACATCCTGTGCGAGGCGTCGGTCAAGGAGCGGCAGCTCGCGGTCGTCAAGAACGCGCGGGTCACGCTTCGCTGA
- a CDS encoding helix-turn-helix domain-containing protein has translation MPKVASRKPPGPARKRSAAGLSTSSKAPAAKPRPAPAAKTSPRPVRKRIADVAADDARPARRRNREQTINDILDAAERLLDQKGPDGFGLAELGRAAGVSFGLIHHYFGGKEGLLREVLRRTLRQMGREIRRIQETGAFWDTKAPAVVVVFDTYLRKPGFARLMAWGLLKDLLVAEEVSLEVQRDREALDMMVDRLREGMPGASRIDAAALTTLLTSAVLGFNLLRPLLVQTRGWNARSDEILREQLVRAMISIARPKSNRA, from the coding sequence GTGCCGAAGGTCGCATCACGCAAGCCGCCCGGTCCGGCTCGCAAGCGTTCGGCCGCCGGACTTTCGACGAGCTCGAAGGCCCCGGCGGCGAAGCCGCGCCCGGCGCCGGCCGCCAAGACTTCGCCGCGGCCGGTCCGAAAACGAATCGCCGACGTGGCGGCCGACGACGCGCGTCCGGCGCGTCGCCGCAACAGAGAGCAGACCATCAACGACATCCTCGATGCGGCCGAGCGGCTTCTCGATCAGAAGGGTCCCGACGGTTTCGGCCTGGCCGAGCTCGGCCGCGCCGCCGGAGTTTCGTTCGGCCTGATCCATCATTACTTCGGCGGCAAGGAAGGACTGCTGCGCGAAGTCCTGCGGCGCACGCTGCGGCAGATGGGACGAGAGATCCGTCGTATCCAGGAGACCGGAGCGTTCTGGGACACCAAGGCGCCTGCCGTGGTCGTCGTGTTCGACACCTACCTTCGCAAACCCGGCTTTGCCCGGCTGATGGCGTGGGGCCTGCTCAAGGATCTGCTCGTCGCCGAGGAAGTCTCGCTCGAGGTCCAGCGCGACCGTGAGGCCCTCGACATGATGGTCGATCGACTTCGCGAAGGGATGCCCGGGGCAAGCCGCATCGACGCGGCTGCACTGACGACGCTGCTGACCAGCGCGGTGCTCGGATTCAACCTGCTGCGGCCGCTGCTCGTGCAGACGCGAGGCTGGAACGCGAGGTCGGATGAAATCCTTCGCGAGCAGCTTGTCCGGGCCATGATCTCGATCGCACGGCCGAAGTCCAACCGGGCCTGA
- a CDS encoding outer membrane beta-barrel protein, with protein MKMKRMFLVGSLCAAALTAAAIAEAADDVVVEAPASNSAAIAASDAAAAAPKDETVKLRGFYGGGSIGGSFFEGGGRHSRIYNRSSDDDNGDGVPDAFDADHISNENNFMWTAFFGYRMADWLGVEVGWTDIGGFKASHDANPAYTNDRDTKISPSVNGLEARLRAWVPLGTDRVAGIGGIGVFVFQSHGNKQCSGRVAGVSDPCNKGVGHFDQAPKALDPKEDSGQALTISAGLQFRVTDNILLRTEYQHFFSVLDQGVDMVTASVVFGFWDVFGQGRAGGSDDLGGVVVE; from the coding sequence ATGAAGATGAAGAGGATGTTCCTTGTGGGCTCGTTGTGCGCCGCCGCGCTGACGGCCGCCGCCATTGCCGAGGCCGCCGATGACGTGGTCGTCGAAGCTCCGGCCAGCAACTCGGCAGCCATCGCGGCGTCAGACGCCGCAGCTGCCGCGCCGAAGGACGAGACCGTCAAGCTGCGCGGCTTCTATGGAGGCGGCTCGATCGGAGGAAGCTTCTTCGAGGGCGGCGGGAGGCACTCGCGGATCTACAACCGCAGCAGCGACGACGACAACGGGGACGGCGTGCCCGATGCGTTCGACGCCGACCACATCAGCAACGAGAACAACTTCATGTGGACCGCGTTCTTCGGCTACCGGATGGCCGACTGGCTCGGCGTCGAGGTCGGCTGGACCGATATCGGCGGATTCAAGGCGTCGCACGACGCGAACCCGGCCTACACGAACGACCGCGACACCAAGATCAGCCCGTCGGTCAACGGACTGGAAGCACGCCTGCGGGCCTGGGTCCCGCTCGGAACCGACCGCGTCGCCGGCATCGGCGGAATCGGCGTCTTCGTATTCCAGTCGCACGGTAACAAGCAGTGCAGCGGCCGTGTCGCCGGAGTTTCCGACCCGTGCAACAAGGGTGTGGGCCACTTCGACCAGGCGCCGAAGGCGCTCGATCCGAAGGAGGACAGCGGCCAGGCACTCACGATCAGCGCCGGGCTTCAGTTCCGCGTGACCGACAACATTCTGCTCCGCACGGAGTATCAGCACTTCTTCTCGGTGCTCGACCAGGGCGTCGACATGGTCACGGCAAGCGTGGTCTTCGGGTTCTGGGATGTGTTCGGCCAGGGCAGAGCGGGCGGCAGCGACGACCTGGGTGGCGTGGTCGTCGAGTAG
- a CDS encoding porin family protein yields MSWTRIAALLSAVALVASATTARAADQEYGRSGPFVGAGGAYAFENFDVSGVKFDDSWGYYVKGGYRFNEWFALELDWEHYLAFDDNAGSGDTNIWMIGLNGKFYPFHGIVQPYALFGADYAKVDPSNAARDNGGDKGDSNVAFRFAGGLEVYATRNWAFSADVGYFLPTGKSSDYGIVPITFGVLYRFY; encoded by the coding sequence ATGTCGTGGACCCGTATTGCAGCACTCTTATCGGCCGTCGCACTTGTGGCTTCAGCCACTACGGCCCGCGCGGCGGATCAGGAGTATGGACGCTCCGGACCGTTCGTCGGGGCCGGCGGCGCCTATGCTTTCGAGAATTTCGACGTAAGCGGCGTCAAATTCGACGACAGCTGGGGCTACTACGTCAAGGGCGGTTACCGCTTCAACGAATGGTTCGCGCTCGAGCTGGACTGGGAACACTATCTCGCCTTCGACGATAACGCCGGGTCCGGCGACACCAACATCTGGATGATCGGCCTGAACGGCAAATTCTATCCGTTTCACGGGATCGTCCAGCCGTACGCCCTGTTTGGCGCGGATTACGCCAAGGTCGATCCGTCGAACGCCGCCAGGGACAACGGCGGCGACAAGGGCGATTCGAACGTCGCATTCCGTTTTGCCGGCGGACTCGAGGTCTACGCGACCCGCAACTGGGCGTTTTCGGCCGACGTCGGCTACTTTCTGCCGACCGGGAAAAGCTCGGACTACGGCATCGTCCCGATCACGTTCGGTGTGCTCTACCGGTTCTACTAA
- a CDS encoding TIGR03560 family F420-dependent LLM class oxidoreductase yields MVVRFGIQTAQQNMTWRELHDTWVAADSWGYDSLWLFDHFYPIFSDPDGPCHEGWTLLAALAHATRLARIGHLVTGNTYRNPCVLAKMAVSVDHISAGRLNLGLGAGWYELEHDSFGIEYPPIPRRLGALDESCRILKGMLRGERISLDGNHYRVRDAHAEPGPVQAGGPPLMIGGAGRKVLLRIVAEHADMWNSFGTPAQMKELIDVIRDHGDRLGRDTDAIEKSVALPLCYSTNSDRQTSACSTLARAYGLSPEQARERIMIGSKDECLEQVRSYLAVGVTHFIFLSFGPVLLDELQAFSEEVAPAARRL; encoded by the coding sequence GTGGTAGTCCGCTTCGGCATCCAGACTGCTCAACAGAACATGACGTGGAGAGAGCTCCACGACACCTGGGTCGCTGCGGATTCGTGGGGCTACGATTCGCTGTGGCTCTTCGATCACTTTTATCCGATTTTCTCCGATCCGGACGGGCCCTGTCATGAAGGCTGGACGTTGCTCGCTGCGCTCGCACACGCGACGCGGCTCGCGCGCATCGGGCATCTCGTCACCGGCAACACGTACCGTAACCCGTGCGTGCTCGCGAAGATGGCGGTTTCGGTCGATCACATCTCCGCAGGCCGTTTGAACCTCGGCCTGGGAGCGGGCTGGTACGAGCTCGAGCACGACAGTTTCGGTATCGAATATCCGCCGATCCCGCGGCGGCTCGGCGCGCTCGACGAATCGTGCAGGATTCTCAAAGGCATGCTGCGCGGCGAGAGGATTTCGCTCGACGGCAATCATTATCGGGTTCGCGACGCGCACGCGGAGCCGGGTCCGGTACAGGCCGGCGGTCCGCCGCTGATGATCGGCGGCGCCGGCCGCAAAGTGCTGCTCCGCATCGTCGCCGAGCATGCGGACATGTGGAATTCCTTCGGAACGCCGGCGCAGATGAAGGAGCTCATCGACGTGATCCGAGATCACGGCGACAGGCTGGGGCGCGATACGGACGCCATCGAGAAGAGCGTTGCGCTGCCGCTCTGCTACAGCACCAACTCCGACCGTCAGACCTCGGCGTGCAGCACGCTCGCACGCGCCTACGGGCTTTCACCCGAACAGGCACGCGAGCGCATCATGATCGGAAGCAAGGACGAGTGTCTCGAACAGGTACGCAGCTACCTTGCGGTCGGAGTTACGCATTTCATTTTCCTCAGCTTCGGTCCGGTTCTTCTCGATGAGCTGCAGGCCTTCTCGGAAGAAGTGGCACCTGCGGCGCGTCGCCTCTGA
- a CDS encoding DUF5715 family protein, whose product MNAKSSMIAAALVLAMSPAAPALADAKRPLPAGQGEQLASRQSSAGPLALESARPREAETKKEQLARIFTHDVVERLWMEDYDALDAACARGWLVDVPDDPIGLGISIRKEGNSPVGEKEHDLTRRAKLYRLAKPAAGLLYRIAAHLRDTEGNAFTPLQVTSLVRPWTYQKKLMASNANANTIRAGVPPTHVFGLAFDIPRADMPNERERRLQRYLDTLADDGTIVYFKEGKAQATYHVIAMPAAQDELEADFYELTARASKTSQTSADGTMLTCIGSTNPDFVRDEVWW is encoded by the coding sequence ATGAACGCAAAATCGAGCATGATCGCGGCGGCTCTGGTACTGGCGATGAGCCCGGCCGCACCTGCACTGGCCGACGCCAAGCGGCCGCTCCCTGCAGGCCAGGGCGAGCAACTCGCAAGCAGGCAGTCGAGCGCCGGCCCGCTGGCACTCGAATCCGCCCGACCGCGCGAAGCAGAAACCAAGAAGGAACAGCTCGCCCGCATCTTCACGCACGACGTCGTCGAGCGCCTGTGGATGGAAGACTACGATGCGCTCGATGCGGCCTGCGCGCGCGGCTGGCTGGTCGACGTGCCCGACGATCCGATCGGTCTCGGCATCTCGATCCGCAAGGAAGGAAACTCGCCGGTCGGCGAGAAGGAGCACGACCTTACCCGTCGCGCGAAGCTCTACCGGCTTGCCAAGCCGGCAGCCGGGCTCCTCTACAGGATCGCGGCACACCTGCGCGACACCGAAGGCAACGCGTTCACGCCGCTGCAGGTGACCAGCCTGGTGCGTCCGTGGACGTACCAGAAGAAGCTGATGGCGAGCAACGCCAACGCGAACACGATTCGTGCGGGCGTTCCGCCTACGCACGTATTCGGACTCGCCTTCGACATCCCGCGCGCCGACATGCCGAACGAACGCGAACGCCGGCTCCAGCGCTATCTCGACACGCTCGCCGACGACGGCACGATCGTCTACTTCAAGGAAGGCAAGGCCCAGGCCACGTATCACGTGATCGCCATGCCGGCCGCGCAGGACGAGCTCGAAGCGGATTTCTACGAGCTCACCGCGCGTGCGAGCAAGACCTCGCAGACGAGCGCCGACGGCACGATGCTGACGTGCATCGGCAGCACGAATCCCGATTTCGTTCGCGACGAAGTCTGGTGGTAG
- a CDS encoding alpha/beta hydrolase: MASRVLKAIGEIARHWPVVRRDPLGALDVLTPSDGVRCIADIEYGQHGGQRLDLYFPRNGPSPASAVVFFHGGRWSYGRKDEYRFVAHALVARGHAVAVCDYRKYPAVRFPSFVEDGAAAIAWAMRHLPNGPADGPGRSGHGVDPRLIFLMGHSAGAHIAALATMDRRYSAVHGIEPDDVAGLVLMSGPFDFFPIKGEELRDIFGPAENHAETQPLRFVRRGLPPMLLLHGRRDRTVRPRSSAMLASAIRENGGEARVIFYDFVTHTNILAALSDRIGFLVAPALEDIGAFLQRRIAEITSPPAG; encoded by the coding sequence ATGGCTTCCCGCGTACTGAAGGCAATCGGCGAAATTGCCCGGCACTGGCCGGTCGTCAGGCGCGATCCTCTGGGCGCGCTCGACGTGCTGACTCCATCCGATGGCGTCCGCTGCATCGCCGACATCGAATACGGACAGCACGGTGGACAGCGACTGGACCTGTACTTTCCCAGGAACGGTCCCTCGCCCGCTTCCGCAGTGGTCTTCTTTCATGGGGGGCGCTGGAGTTACGGCCGCAAGGACGAATACCGCTTCGTCGCCCATGCGCTCGTCGCCCGCGGCCACGCCGTGGCGGTCTGCGACTACCGAAAGTATCCCGCGGTACGGTTTCCGTCCTTTGTCGAGGATGGCGCGGCGGCAATTGCGTGGGCGATGCGTCATCTTCCGAATGGTCCCGCGGATGGTCCCGGCCGCTCCGGTCACGGCGTCGACCCGAGGCTGATCTTCCTGATGGGGCATTCGGCGGGCGCCCATATCGCAGCCCTGGCGACGATGGACCGGCGCTACAGCGCGGTGCACGGAATCGAGCCCGATGACGTGGCCGGCCTCGTGCTGATGTCGGGGCCGTTCGATTTCTTTCCGATCAAGGGCGAAGAGCTTCGCGACATCTTCGGCCCCGCTGAAAACCATGCCGAGACGCAACCGCTGCGCTTCGTACGGCGCGGGCTGCCGCCGATGCTGCTCCTGCACGGACGCCGCGATCGCACCGTTCGCCCGCGCAGCAGCGCGATGCTCGCCAGCGCAATTCGCGAGAACGGCGGCGAGGCTCGCGTGATCTTCTACGACTTCGTCACGCACACGAACATCCTTGCGGCGCTCTCGGACCGGATCGGTTTTCTGGTGGCGCCCGCACTCGAAGACATCGGTGCGTTTCTCCAGCGAAGGATAGCCGAGATCACCTCGCCGCCGGCCGGCTGA
- a CDS encoding class I SAM-dependent methyltransferase has product MRPGEGERRDIDRDERRAVERALRATGDVRSILDVGCGNGRWMTTLAAKKPAFLVALDCSQAELVTARASGGGPDAPGFSVLCADAGALPLRPQSFDLVLCLGVMPHVRRTGRLRALREMRRVTTRWVIVEYCHTEGMSFLWQRLRQRLGLPARFPRNHLSSREIEGEFRRAGLGIRGFARVGGMFSRTWVVLAEAPSPDWMKH; this is encoded by the coding sequence TTGCGGCCGGGAGAAGGCGAAAGGCGGGATATTGACCGGGACGAGCGCAGGGCCGTCGAACGGGCTCTGCGTGCGACAGGCGACGTGCGCTCGATTCTCGACGTGGGCTGCGGCAACGGACGCTGGATGACGACGCTGGCGGCCAAAAAGCCCGCCTTCCTCGTCGCTCTCGACTGCTCGCAAGCCGAACTCGTCACCGCGAGGGCTTCCGGCGGAGGGCCGGATGCGCCCGGGTTTTCGGTCCTTTGTGCAGATGCCGGCGCGCTGCCGCTGCGGCCGCAGTCTTTCGACCTGGTGCTGTGTCTCGGAGTCATGCCGCACGTCCGGCGGACGGGCAGGCTGCGGGCCCTGCGCGAGATGCGCCGGGTAACTACCCGCTGGGTCATCGTCGAGTACTGCCACACCGAGGGCATGAGCTTCCTGTGGCAAAGGCTCCGGCAGCGGCTCGGTCTTCCGGCGCGGTTTCCGCGCAATCACCTGTCGAGCCGGGAAATCGAAGGCGAATTCCGGCGCGCCGGGCTCGGCATTCGCGGGTTTGCCCGCGTCGGCGGAATGTTCAGCCGCACCTGGGTCGTGCTGGCCGAAGCGCCTTCGCCGGACTGGATGAAGCACTGA
- a CDS encoding acyl-CoA dehydrogenase family protein has translation MARAAWRTAEVEELRSHFRSFLSREVAPHLGEWERQRRTPRSFWQAMGRSGFLCPWLPEAFGGSAAGFGISAVICEELGRTGFMGLQTGVSVHADIVVPYLEQLAGEEQKRRWLPGCASGEILTAIGMTEPSVGSDLANLKMTAVRDGDSWVINGQKTFISNGVDCDLIILACRTDPAAPASQGVSLIVVETGTPGFLKARPLEKMGQHIQDTAELFFEDCRVPVANLLGAEGHGFRYLMENLQRERLMISIAAQVAAEQILAKTLPYVKERKAFGTPIGSFQHNAFKLVELATEVEIGRTFLDAVIDEFEEGTDITRRVSMAKWWMSDLANRVAYEAVQLHGGYGYMAEYPVARDFVDVRAMPIYAGSNEVMKLILARMMGLDSRMPD, from the coding sequence ATGGCCAGGGCTGCCTGGCGCACTGCCGAAGTCGAAGAGCTGCGTTCGCATTTCCGGTCGTTTCTTTCGCGCGAGGTCGCACCGCACCTCGGCGAATGGGAACGGCAGCGCCGCACGCCGCGTTCGTTCTGGCAGGCGATGGGCCGCTCCGGGTTTCTGTGCCCGTGGCTGCCCGAAGCGTTCGGCGGCAGCGCGGCAGGATTCGGCATCTCGGCGGTCATCTGCGAGGAGCTCGGCCGCACCGGCTTCATGGGGCTGCAGACCGGCGTCTCCGTACATGCCGACATCGTCGTGCCGTATCTCGAACAGCTTGCGGGAGAGGAACAGAAGCGGCGTTGGCTGCCGGGGTGCGCAAGCGGCGAGATCCTGACGGCGATCGGAATGACCGAGCCGTCGGTCGGCTCGGACCTCGCCAATCTCAAGATGACGGCGGTGCGCGACGGCGACAGCTGGGTCATCAACGGCCAGAAGACGTTCATCTCGAACGGCGTCGACTGCGACCTGATCATCCTTGCATGCCGCACCGATCCGGCGGCGCCGGCTTCGCAGGGCGTCAGCCTGATCGTCGTCGAGACCGGGACGCCCGGATTCCTCAAGGCCCGGCCGCTCGAAAAGATGGGCCAGCACATCCAGGACACCGCCGAGCTGTTCTTCGAGGACTGCCGCGTGCCGGTTGCGAACCTGCTCGGGGCCGAAGGTCACGGTTTTCGCTATCTGATGGAAAACCTCCAGAGGGAGCGCCTGATGATCTCGATCGCCGCGCAGGTGGCTGCCGAGCAGATCCTGGCGAAGACGCTTCCGTATGTGAAAGAGCGCAAAGCCTTCGGAACGCCGATCGGCTCCTTCCAGCACAATGCATTCAAGCTCGTCGAGCTGGCGACTGAGGTCGAGATCGGACGCACGTTCCTCGATGCCGTCATCGACGAGTTCGAGGAGGGCACCGACATCACCCGGCGCGTATCGATGGCCAAATGGTGGATGAGCGACCTTGCCAACCGTGTCGCTTACGAAGCGGTCCAGCTCCACGGCGGCTACGGCTACATGGCCGAGTATCCGGTCGCGCGCGATTTCGTCGATGTGCGCGCGATGCCGATCTACGCCGGTTCCAACGAGGTCATGAAGCTGATCCTCGCGCGCATGATGGGCCTCGACTCGCGGATGCCCGATTGA
- a CDS encoding LLM class F420-dependent oxidoreductase translates to MKYGLNIFVTEYAMPAPELAVEAEARGFESLWFPEHTHIPASRATPFPGGGDLPQHYYDTFDPFVTLGACAAVTKKLRLATGIALVIQRDPIVLAKEVATLDRISNGRAILGIGGGWNVEEMANHGTDSKKRWKVLRERIEAMKAIWTNEKAEYHGEFVDFDPIFSNPKPVQKPHPPIVLGAHGAKGIERVVRYCDGWIPIGVFTNVEREMGTLAEAATAAGRDPKSIEVSVFGVAPDKDQLVSYRDSGVARAVFSLPSAPREKLLPMLDRYEALMKEVG, encoded by the coding sequence CGCGGGGCTTCGAATCGCTGTGGTTTCCCGAGCACACCCACATTCCCGCATCGCGGGCCACGCCGTTTCCCGGCGGCGGCGATCTGCCGCAGCACTACTACGATACGTTCGACCCGTTCGTGACGCTCGGCGCGTGCGCGGCCGTAACGAAGAAGCTGCGACTCGCCACCGGCATCGCGCTCGTCATTCAGCGCGATCCGATCGTGCTGGCGAAGGAAGTGGCCACGCTCGATCGCATTTCGAACGGGCGCGCAATCCTCGGCATCGGCGGCGGCTGGAACGTGGAAGAGATGGCCAACCACGGCACCGATTCGAAGAAGCGATGGAAGGTGCTGCGCGAGCGCATCGAAGCGATGAAAGCGATCTGGACGAACGAGAAGGCCGAGTACCACGGCGAGTTCGTTGATTTCGATCCGATCTTCTCGAACCCGAAACCGGTGCAGAAGCCGCATCCGCCGATCGTTCTCGGTGCGCACGGGGCGAAGGGCATCGAGCGCGTCGTGCGCTACTGCGACGGATGGATTCCGATCGGCGTGTTCACCAACGTCGAGCGCGAGATGGGCACGCTTGCCGAGGCCGCGACGGCTGCCGGCCGCGATCCGAAGTCGATCGAAGTTTCGGTCTTCGGCGTTGCGCCGGACAAGGACCAGCTCGTGAGCTATCGCGACAGCGGCGTCGCGCGCGCGGTGTTCAGCCTGCCGTCGGCGCCGCGCGAGAAGCTGCTGCCGATGCTCGACCGCTACGAAGCCCTGATGAAAGAGGTCGGCTGA